A single window of Candidatus Melainabacteria bacterium DNA harbors:
- a CDS encoding VWA domain-containing protein translates to MKFPKLPKFSIVPKFSIAPYLVALATSVASFASLSSAALAQDRLERGGDPEEGPVNILFVLDASYSMKEKLSGEMKMTAAKEVLQNALSRIPNSVNIGLRVFGQNYSNLAQIDCQQTALLVPIGQHNRGAIIKSIRQIEPYGMTPIMFALRQAAEEDFRGVVGPKTVILITDGADTCGGDPCAYLNLLRARGIRMKVDVVGVDLAREKAAREQLKCITAISLGKYYEANSSTELIDGIGRSVDQAISGRVLPKEKPADAQP, encoded by the coding sequence TTGAAATTCCCAAAATTACCGAAATTCTCCATAGTACCGAAATTCTCAATAGCACCTTATCTGGTGGCGCTGGCTACAAGCGTTGCGTCGTTTGCATCGTTGTCTTCCGCTGCGCTTGCTCAAGATCGTCTGGAACGTGGTGGTGACCCGGAAGAGGGTCCAGTAAATATTCTGTTTGTTCTGGATGCTTCCTACAGCATGAAAGAGAAACTCAGTGGCGAGATGAAAATGACTGCCGCCAAAGAAGTTTTGCAGAATGCACTGAGTCGCATTCCAAACAGCGTCAACATTGGTCTGCGGGTTTTCGGACAAAACTATTCCAATTTGGCTCAAATTGATTGCCAGCAGACGGCTCTGCTTGTTCCCATCGGTCAACACAATCGTGGTGCCATCATCAAAAGTATCCGGCAGATCGAGCCCTATGGCATGACTCCGATAATGTTCGCTCTTCGCCAGGCAGCCGAGGAAGATTTCAGAGGAGTTGTCGGTCCGAAGACTGTGATCTTAATCACCGATGGCGCCGATACCTGCGGCGGCGATCCATGTGCCTACCTCAATCTTCTCAGGGCGCGTGGCATCAGAATGAAAGTGGACGTCGTCGGTGTCGACCTGGCTCGAGAGAAGGCGGCGCGCGAGCAGCTCAAATGTATTACCGCAATTAGTCTTGGAAAGTACTACGAGGCTAACTCTTCGACTGAATTAATAGACGGTATCGGAAGGAGCGTCGATCAAGCAATTTCAGGTCGCGTCCTGCCGAAAGAAAAGCCAGCCGATGCGCAACCATAA